One window of the Catenulispora sp. MAP5-51 genome contains the following:
- the cydD gene encoding thiol reductant ABC exporter subunit CydD — MLDRRLALHAGAVRPWVVLCAALGTLSALSVIGQAWALASLIAVGFRDQPAATAPAVWPWLALLAVSVGARAAIAWATEAAAFRAAASVKSELRGRLAAAFLALGPRWLAGRKTAPLVTLSTRGVDGLDGYFARYLPQLVLSATVPAAVLAVLFTADWESGLIVAVTLPLIPLLLWLVGAATRTHVERRRRALDVLAGHFLDVVAGLPDLLVFGRARAQAAAIRRATDEDRAATLRTLRLAFLSSLVLELASTIAVAMAAVGVGLRLVAGTLDLRTGLLVLILAPEAYWPLRQVGAFYHASAEGTAAAAEVLEVLEAVPAGSVGSSRVPVPIPMPRVSLPAAGIEIKGLTVRYPGREEPALSDFSLMVAPGECVALVGASGAGKSTVLKALLGFVDPESGTAATGAPVAWLPQHPYLFAGTVAENVRLARPDAQDAAVWAALHAAAAADFVAALPGGLAAQIGEGGHGLSAGQRQRLGIARAFLADRPVVLLDEPTASLDPAAEAEVVAGIRRLMAGRTALVVAHRAALLEVADRVVVVGRTAEVDGCEPEEASPADYCDAAAERCAAVECDVPADRHPTARLALASALGAAAFAAAAGLAATSAWLISRAAQRPPIFDLMIAITAVRTFGIGRAVFRYAERLVAHDAAYRILASLRARTYDRLCRQAPGRRRGELLARFVADVDAVQDRYVRFLIPAAAAGVVGAVGVAALATALPSVAAITALGLLATGIVIPLVASRTSAKADRHLAPAKGRLTAELHDLLRGAPDLIAVGATAPRLKRVQAADHDVTAAERRSAAARGLGAALTILATGATVWGAAYAGLEVLHEGAAQATQAATQGPTAAVGHAFATAAGHAAVGHTFATPAGHAATAATAAAHQAATHPHIPATLLAVLVLTPLALLEATAALPQALQHLRRARAAELRVREVLAAPDAVREPTAPPELPSDHTIRVADLHVTWPGRPEPALSGLDLDLAPGRKIAVVGPSGSGKTTLISALLRFVDPASPGAVTLGGVPLTDLRSEDVRRVVGLCAQDAHVFDSTLRENLRLARPDATEADLADVLARARLADWVRTLPAGLDTFVGEHGARLSGGQHRRLALARALLADFPVLLLDEPTEHLDPATADALLRDLLVLPKTLLLVTHRLGGLEAVDEIVVLDGGRVIERGTWAELMRKRGAFHSLCRVYA, encoded by the coding sequence ATGCTCGACCGTCGGCTGGCGCTTCACGCCGGCGCGGTGCGTCCGTGGGTGGTGCTGTGCGCGGCGCTCGGGACGCTGTCGGCGCTGTCGGTGATCGGCCAGGCGTGGGCGCTGGCCTCGCTGATCGCGGTCGGCTTCCGAGATCAGCCGGCCGCCACGGCGCCGGCGGTCTGGCCGTGGCTGGCGCTGCTGGCCGTCAGCGTCGGGGCGCGGGCGGCGATCGCGTGGGCCACGGAGGCGGCGGCGTTCCGGGCGGCGGCGTCGGTGAAGTCGGAGCTGCGCGGCCGCCTGGCCGCCGCCTTCCTGGCGCTGGGCCCGCGATGGCTGGCCGGCCGCAAGACCGCCCCGCTGGTGACGCTGTCCACCCGCGGCGTGGACGGCCTGGACGGCTACTTCGCGCGCTACCTGCCGCAGCTGGTGCTCTCGGCGACGGTCCCGGCGGCGGTCCTGGCGGTGCTGTTCACCGCGGACTGGGAATCAGGCCTCATCGTCGCGGTGACGCTCCCGCTGATCCCGCTGCTCCTGTGGCTGGTCGGCGCGGCGACGCGCACGCACGTGGAGCGCCGCCGCCGGGCCCTGGACGTGCTGGCCGGACACTTCCTGGACGTGGTCGCGGGCCTGCCGGACCTGCTGGTCTTCGGCCGCGCCCGGGCCCAGGCCGCCGCGATCCGGCGCGCGACGGACGAGGACCGCGCGGCGACGCTGCGGACGCTGCGGCTGGCGTTCCTGTCGTCGCTGGTGCTGGAGCTGGCCTCGACGATCGCGGTGGCGATGGCCGCGGTCGGCGTGGGCCTCCGGCTGGTGGCCGGGACGCTGGACCTGCGCACGGGTCTGCTGGTGCTGATCCTGGCGCCGGAGGCGTACTGGCCGCTGCGGCAGGTGGGGGCGTTCTACCACGCGAGCGCGGAGGGGACGGCGGCTGCGGCGGAGGTTTTGGAGGTGCTGGAGGCGGTGCCGGCGGGGTCGGTGGGGTCGAGTCGGGTCCCGGTCCCGATCCCGATGCCGCGTGTCTCGCTGCCTGCCGCCGGTATCGAGATCAAGGGGCTGACGGTCAGATACCCGGGCCGTGAGGAACCGGCTTTGTCGGACTTCTCTCTGATGGTGGCGCCGGGGGAGTGCGTGGCACTGGTCGGGGCTTCGGGCGCGGGCAAGTCGACGGTGCTGAAGGCCCTGCTGGGCTTCGTGGACCCGGAGTCGGGAACGGCGGCCACCGGCGCACCGGTGGCGTGGCTGCCGCAGCATCCGTACTTGTTTGCCGGGACGGTGGCGGAGAACGTGCGCCTGGCCCGCCCGGACGCCCAGGACGCGGCGGTCTGGGCGGCCCTGCACGCGGCGGCGGCAGCGGACTTCGTCGCGGCCCTTCCAGGCGGTCTGGCAGCCCAGATTGGCGAGGGCGGCCACGGGCTGTCGGCAGGCCAGCGGCAACGGCTCGGCATTGCCCGGGCTTTCCTGGCGGACCGCCCGGTGGTCCTGCTCGACGAGCCGACCGCGTCCCTGGACCCGGCTGCGGAGGCCGAGGTGGTGGCCGGCATCCGCCGCCTTATGGCGGGCCGCACCGCGCTCGTGGTGGCGCACCGTGCGGCGCTTCTGGAGGTGGCCGATCGGGTGGTGGTGGTCGGGCGCACCGCTGAGGTGGATGGATGCGAGCCGGAAGAGGCTTCGCCTGCCGACTACTGCGATGCTGCCGCCGAGCGCTGTGCAGCAGTCGAGTGCGATGTCCCAGCCGACCGCCACCCGACCGCCCGCCTCGCCCTCGCCTCCGCCCTCGGCGCCGCAGCGTTCGCCGCCGCGGCCGGCCTGGCGGCCACGTCGGCGTGGCTCATCTCGCGGGCGGCGCAGCGTCCGCCGATCTTCGATCTCATGATCGCCATCACCGCGGTCCGGACCTTCGGCATCGGCCGGGCCGTGTTCCGCTATGCCGAGCGTCTCGTCGCGCACGATGCGGCCTATCGGATCCTCGCCTCCCTCCGTGCACGCACCTACGACCGCCTCTGCCGCCAGGCGCCGGGGCGGCGGCGTGGCGAGTTGCTGGCCCGCTTCGTCGCCGACGTCGACGCGGTCCAGGACCGCTACGTCCGCTTCCTGATCCCGGCGGCCGCGGCGGGGGTGGTCGGCGCGGTCGGCGTCGCGGCGCTGGCGACGGCGCTGCCGAGTGTCGCGGCGATCACGGCCCTGGGCCTGCTCGCCACCGGCATCGTGATCCCGCTCGTGGCATCCCGCACCTCCGCCAAGGCCGACCGGCACCTGGCCCCGGCCAAAGGCCGCCTCACCGCCGAACTCCACGACCTCCTGCGCGGCGCCCCCGACCTGATCGCCGTCGGCGCCACCGCGCCCCGCCTGAAGCGCGTCCAGGCCGCCGACCACGACGTCACCGCCGCCGAACGCCGCTCAGCCGCCGCCCGGGGCCTCGGCGCGGCGCTCACGATCCTCGCGACCGGCGCCACGGTCTGGGGCGCCGCCTACGCCGGACTGGAGGTGCTGCACGAGGGTGCGGCCCAGGCCACACAAGCGGCCACACAGGGGCCCACAGCTGCTGTCGGCCACGCCTTCGCTACTGCCGCTGGCCACGCTGCTGTCGGCCATACCTTCGCTACTCCCGCTGGCCACGCCGCCACAGCAGCCACAGCCGCTGCGCACCAAGCAGCAACCCACCCCCACATCCCCGCCACCCTCCTGGCCGTCCTCGTCCTCACCCCCCTCGCCCTCCTCGAAGCCACCGCCGCCCTCCCCCAAGCCCTCCAGCACCTCCGCCGCGCCCGAGCCGCCGAGCTCCGCGTCCGCGAAGTCCTCGCCGCCCCCGACGCCGTCCGCGAGCCCACCGCCCCGCCCGAGCTCCCGTCGGACCACACCATCCGCGTCGCCGACCTCCACGTCACCTGGCCCGGCCGTCCCGAGCCCGCCCTCAGCGGTCTCGACCTCGACCTCGCGCCCGGCCGCAAGATCGCCGTCGTCGGCCCCAGCGGCTCGGGCAAGACCACTCTCATCAGCGCCCTGCTCCGATTCGTCGACCCCGCGTCCCCGGGTGCCGTCACCCTCGGCGGCGTCCCGCTCACCGACCTGCGCTCCGAGGACGTGCGCCGCGTTGTCGGCCTGTGTGCGCAGGACGCCCACGTCTTCGACAGCACCCTGCGTGAGAACCTCCGCCTGGCGCGGCCCGACGCCACCGAGGCAGACCTCGCCGACGTCCTCGCCCGAGCCCGCCTCGCCGACTGGGTCCGCACCCTGCCGGCCGGTCTGGACACCTTCGTCGGCGAGCACGGCGCGCGCCTGTCCGGCGGCCAGCACCGCCGGCTCGCGCTCGCGCGGGCGCTGCTCGCCGACTTCCCCGTCCTGCTCCTGGACGAGCCCACCGAGCACCTCGATCCCGCCACCGCCGATGCCCTGCTGCGCGACCTCCTCGTGCTGCCGAAGACCCTGCTCCTGGTCACCCATCGACTCGGCGGGCTGGAGGCGGTCGACGAGATCGTCGTGCTCGACGGCGGCCGCGTGATCGAGCGTGGTACCTGGGCCGAGCTGATGCGCAAGCGGGGCGCCTTCCACAGCCTGTGTAGGGTCTACGCGTGA
- a CDS encoding thioesterase family protein has product MTEAHATAGGDAEGAPIQAQITLHVTEADTAQAVGSGDLPVLGTPRLVALAEQATVAAAEPLLGGGQTTVGTRIRFDHLYPTPVGGSVTAAAELAHRDDRLLRFTVAAHDADGRLIGEGEITRVIVNAERFMAKL; this is encoded by the coding sequence GTGACCGAAGCCCACGCCACCGCCGGCGGCGACGCCGAAGGCGCGCCGATCCAGGCGCAGATCACCCTGCACGTCACCGAAGCCGACACCGCGCAGGCCGTCGGCTCCGGCGATCTCCCGGTCCTCGGCACGCCGCGCCTCGTCGCCCTGGCCGAGCAGGCGACCGTGGCGGCGGCCGAGCCGCTGCTGGGCGGGGGCCAGACGACGGTCGGCACGCGCATCCGCTTCGACCACCTCTACCCGACCCCGGTCGGCGGCAGCGTCACCGCCGCCGCCGAGCTCGCGCACCGCGACGACCGGCTCCTGCGCTTCACCGTGGCCGCCCACGACGCTGACGGCCGCCTGATCGGCGAGGGCGAGATCACCCGCGTCATCGTCAACGCCGAACGGTTCATGGCGAAGCTCTGA
- a CDS encoding class I SAM-dependent methyltransferase, with product MSPEATAPDPANWLEYNRANWDERVPIHVGGRFYDLDSFVAGRETLEDFELAEVGDVHGKQLLHLQSHIGTETLGWARHGAVVTGLDFSAPATAAAAALAERIGVAGSRWVTSDVYQAAEALDGEQFDVVYTGKGALCWLPDIERWARVAASMVKPGGFLYVSEFHPFGNTLSDEDGRTVAYDYFDASPQVWDEPGTYADLEASTLENVTVQFNHGIGEIVSALIGAGLRLEFLHEYEMTLFPRYRVLEERDGTFRLPAGMPRVPLMFSLRAAKES from the coding sequence ATGAGCCCCGAAGCGACCGCCCCGGATCCCGCGAACTGGCTGGAGTACAACCGCGCCAACTGGGACGAGCGGGTGCCGATCCACGTCGGCGGCCGGTTCTACGACCTCGACTCCTTCGTCGCCGGACGGGAGACGCTGGAGGACTTCGAGCTCGCCGAGGTCGGCGACGTGCACGGCAAGCAGTTGCTGCATTTGCAGAGCCACATCGGCACCGAGACGCTGGGCTGGGCCCGGCACGGCGCCGTGGTCACCGGACTGGACTTCTCGGCGCCGGCGACGGCGGCCGCGGCGGCCCTGGCCGAGCGGATCGGCGTCGCCGGCTCGCGCTGGGTCACCTCGGACGTCTACCAGGCCGCCGAAGCGCTGGACGGCGAGCAGTTCGACGTCGTCTACACCGGCAAGGGCGCCCTGTGCTGGCTGCCGGACATCGAGCGGTGGGCGCGGGTGGCGGCGTCGATGGTGAAACCGGGCGGGTTCTTGTACGTCTCGGAGTTCCACCCGTTCGGGAACACGCTGAGCGACGAGGACGGCCGCACGGTCGCCTACGACTACTTCGACGCCTCGCCGCAGGTGTGGGACGAGCCCGGGACGTACGCGGACCTCGAGGCCTCGACGCTGGAGAACGTGACCGTGCAGTTCAACCACGGGATCGGGGAGATCGTCAGTGCCCTGATCGGCGCCGGGCTGCGGCTGGAGTTCCTGCACGAGTACGAGATGACGTTGTTCCCGCGGTACCGGGTGCTGGAGGAGCGGGACGGCACCTTCAGGCTGCCGGCCGGGATGCCCCGAGTGCCGCTGATGTTCTCGCTGCGGGCCGCCAAGGAAAGCTAG
- a CDS encoding acetolactate synthase — protein MTVVTEAQPETPQPLHGGQISVEVARAHGVQTMFTLSGGHVFSLYDGAVKADPPMPILDVRHEQTAVFAAEATAKLTRKPGLAVLTAGPGITNGVSAVTTAHFNGSPVVVLGGRAADSNWGKGALQELDHPPLLAPVTKHSATVHTTATLAADLDGAFTLADAPHRGPVFLDLSLEAAFDVDAAPLPAVGARRALAPDADALAAIGDLLARAAKPVLVLGSDVWMDNADTAALAFAEETGVPVITNGMGRGILPRGHRQLVTRARSAAFGGADLVIVAGTPLDFRLGYGMFGGRDGGPLAPVVHLVDSPGQLSGHIGLAASAAGDLATAFEGIAESWREAAKPGAYADWLSALQDKAAAAIASDRDMLTAASDPIHPARIYGELLPRLADDAVVIGDGGDFVSFAGRFVEPGRAGCWLDPGPYGCLGTGLGYAIAARLARPTSQVVLLFGDGAAGFSLMDVDTLVRHGLPVVMVMGNNACWGLEKHPMQALYGYDVAADLNPDARYDKVVQALGGGGEFVTDPAQIGPALDRAFASGVPYLVNIATDQTIAYPRSTTGL, from the coding sequence GTGACCGTCGTGACCGAAGCACAGCCCGAAACCCCGCAACCGCTGCACGGCGGCCAGATCTCCGTCGAGGTGGCCCGCGCGCACGGCGTCCAGACGATGTTCACGCTCTCGGGCGGACACGTCTTCTCGCTCTATGACGGCGCGGTGAAGGCCGACCCGCCGATGCCGATCCTGGACGTCCGGCACGAGCAGACCGCCGTCTTCGCCGCCGAGGCCACCGCCAAGCTGACCCGCAAGCCGGGCCTGGCGGTCCTGACCGCCGGCCCCGGCATCACCAACGGCGTCTCGGCGGTCACCACGGCGCACTTCAACGGCTCGCCGGTGGTCGTGCTCGGCGGGCGGGCGGCGGACTCCAACTGGGGCAAGGGCGCGCTGCAGGAGCTGGACCACCCGCCGCTGCTGGCCCCGGTGACCAAGCACTCGGCGACCGTGCACACCACGGCGACGCTGGCGGCGGACCTCGACGGCGCCTTCACGCTCGCCGACGCCCCGCACCGCGGGCCGGTCTTCCTCGACCTGTCCCTGGAGGCGGCGTTCGACGTCGACGCCGCGCCGCTGCCGGCGGTCGGGGCGCGCCGGGCCCTCGCCCCGGACGCCGACGCGCTGGCGGCCATCGGCGATCTGCTCGCCCGCGCCGCCAAGCCGGTGCTGGTGCTGGGTTCGGACGTCTGGATGGACAACGCCGACACCGCCGCGCTGGCCTTCGCCGAGGAGACCGGGGTCCCGGTCATCACCAACGGCATGGGCCGCGGCATCCTGCCGCGCGGCCACCGCCAGCTGGTCACCCGGGCCCGCTCGGCCGCGTTCGGCGGCGCGGACCTGGTGATCGTCGCCGGCACCCCGCTGGACTTCCGCCTGGGCTACGGGATGTTCGGCGGCCGGGACGGCGGTCCGCTCGCGCCGGTCGTGCACCTCGTGGACTCCCCCGGGCAGCTCAGCGGGCATATCGGGCTGGCCGCGAGCGCCGCCGGCGACCTGGCGACGGCCTTCGAGGGCATCGCGGAGTCCTGGCGCGAGGCGGCGAAGCCGGGCGCGTACGCGGACTGGCTGTCCGCCTTGCAGGACAAGGCCGCCGCGGCCATCGCCTCCGACCGGGACATGCTGACCGCCGCCTCCGATCCGATCCACCCGGCCCGGATCTACGGCGAACTCCTGCCCCGCCTGGCCGACGACGCGGTGGTGATCGGCGACGGCGGCGACTTCGTGTCCTTCGCCGGCCGCTTCGTCGAGCCCGGCCGCGCCGGCTGCTGGCTGGACCCGGGCCCCTACGGCTGTCTGGGCACGGGCCTGGGCTACGCGATCGCCGCCCGGCTGGCGCGGCCCACCTCGCAGGTGGTGCTGCTGTTCGGCGACGGCGCGGCCGGCTTCTCGCTGATGGACGTGGACACCCTGGTGCGGCACGGGCTTCCGGTCGTGATGGTGATGGGCAACAACGCGTGCTGGGGCCTGGAGAAGCACCCGATGCAGGCTTTGTACGGGTACGACGTCGCCGCGGATCTGAACCCCGACGCGCGCTACGACAAGGTGGTGCAGGCGCTCGGCGGCGGCGGGGAGTTCGTGACCGACCCGGCGCAGATCGGGCCGGCGCTGGACCGGGCCTTCGCCTCGGGCGTGCCGTACCTGGTCAACATCGCCACCGACCAGACGATCGCCTATCCGCGATCGACCACAGGGCTCTGA
- a CDS encoding GNAT family N-acetyltransferase: MTDSTIITVVPANQASAEDLRTVFGERGVPYDCQCQWFKSPAKEWRTMAQQEKESRLRDQTRCGEPESGSTSGLVAYLGGEPVGWCAVEPRTAYPRLRGMRVPWTGRDEDRDDPGVWAITCFVVRTGYRRRGVSRALTEAAVGFARERGATAVEGYALITEPGKEVVWGELFVGAKSTYEACGFQEVSSPTPRRRVMRIDL; encoded by the coding sequence ATGACGGACTCCACGATCATCACCGTCGTCCCGGCGAACCAAGCCTCGGCAGAGGACCTGCGCACGGTCTTCGGCGAGCGCGGTGTGCCGTATGACTGCCAGTGCCAGTGGTTCAAGTCCCCTGCCAAGGAGTGGCGCACTATGGCGCAGCAGGAGAAGGAGTCCCGCCTGCGGGATCAGACCCGCTGCGGCGAACCGGAGTCCGGGAGCACCAGCGGGCTGGTCGCCTATCTCGGCGGCGAGCCGGTCGGCTGGTGCGCGGTGGAGCCCCGAACGGCGTATCCGCGGCTGCGGGGCATGCGAGTGCCGTGGACCGGCCGCGACGAGGACCGCGACGACCCCGGGGTCTGGGCGATCACCTGCTTCGTGGTCCGCACGGGCTATCGCCGCCGCGGCGTCAGCCGGGCGCTGACCGAGGCCGCGGTCGGTTTCGCCCGCGAGCGCGGAGCGACCGCCGTCGAGGGCTACGCGTTGATCACCGAGCCCGGCAAGGAGGTCGTGTGGGGCGAGCTGTTCGTCGGGGCGAAGAGCACCTACGAGGCCTGCGGATTCCAGGAGGTGAGCAGCCCGACACCCCGGCGCCGGGTGATGAGGATCGACCTGTGA